Proteins from a single region of Sphaerochaeta globosa str. Buddy:
- a CDS encoding carbohydrate ABC transporter permease, with the protein MKTKKILIRSMELLFIALWVFPLAWMLITSLKLEEEVITKTFTFWPQNPSFANYIKAFTSTYIVNWMGNSFVVSLFAMILTLAVDAPIAYAFAKIPFKGRNVLFWIVMGGMMVPFQVLIVPLYLQFNSYGLVNTLAAAYLPRIALPIGIFILKQFYEGIPSDLEEAAFIDGANRARIFYKIILPLGQSAMATVIILSFINAWNDFLWPLIVINDTIKYTITVGIANFQGTHGTQYSLIMAGAAVASIPQIVFYVFFRKKIIAGIATSGMKG; encoded by the coding sequence ATGAAAACCAAAAAAATCCTCATCAGGAGCATGGAACTCCTGTTCATCGCCCTCTGGGTCTTTCCCCTTGCTTGGATGCTCATCACCAGCCTCAAGCTTGAAGAGGAGGTCATTACCAAGACCTTCACATTCTGGCCGCAGAATCCCAGCTTTGCCAACTACATCAAGGCTTTCACTTCTACCTATATCGTCAACTGGATGGGCAACTCCTTCGTCGTCTCCCTCTTTGCCATGATCCTCACCCTGGCCGTCGACGCCCCGATCGCCTACGCCTTTGCAAAAATCCCGTTCAAGGGACGCAATGTCCTGTTTTGGATTGTCATGGGTGGTATGATGGTTCCCTTCCAGGTCCTCATCGTCCCGTTGTATTTGCAGTTCAACTCCTACGGATTGGTCAACACACTCGCTGCAGCATACCTTCCAAGGATTGCACTACCGATAGGAATATTCATCCTCAAGCAGTTTTATGAGGGCATCCCCTCCGACTTGGAGGAGGCAGCGTTCATCGATGGGGCAAATCGGGCACGGATTTTCTATAAAATCATTCTGCCGCTCGGCCAATCTGCAATGGCAACGGTAATCATCCTTTCCTTCATCAACGCATGGAATGACTTCCTGTGGCCTCTGATCGTCATCAACGACACCATCAAGTACACCATCACCGTTGGCATCGCAAACTTCCAAGGAACCCACGGTACCCAGTACTCTCTGATTATGGCAGGAGCCGCTGTTGCCTCCATACCCCAAATTGTGTTCTATGTCTTCTTCAGGAAGAAAATCATCGCGGGTATCGCAACCAGCGGAATGAAAGGATAA
- a CDS encoding carbohydrate ABC transporter permease, producing the protein MIPGNKDTRDGIAFSLPFLAVYIAFMIYPLLSGLYISFFKWDILSTASFIGLDNYKVLFSDEKFYSSLWHTLQFVLMTTPSLLLVGFLMALAITGKSPLKGLMENVFFFPYIFSMTVVSTLWAWIMQKDWGVLNQILRLLEKSPISWLTNENYAMWSVGLTTLWWTAGFNMVLFGAGIKQIPKEIYESASIDGVTYWQGVRHITIPLVSSTTVLCLILQIIASFNVFGQVYVMTGGGPHGTTRVLVQYIYETGFKYYKMGYSAAMSYILFLIIMLVSVLQYTLLGRKERA; encoded by the coding sequence ATGATACCCGGAAATAAAGACACCCGTGATGGAATAGCGTTCAGCCTTCCCTTTCTTGCTGTCTATATCGCTTTCATGATCTACCCCTTGCTTTCAGGGTTGTATATCAGCTTTTTCAAGTGGGATATTCTCTCCACCGCCTCATTCATCGGTCTGGACAACTATAAAGTGCTCTTCAGTGATGAAAAGTTCTATTCATCGCTATGGCACACCCTGCAGTTCGTACTGATGACTACTCCTTCCCTGCTTTTGGTTGGGTTTCTGATGGCTTTGGCCATCACCGGAAAGTCACCATTGAAGGGCTTGATGGAAAATGTATTCTTCTTCCCCTACATCTTTTCCATGACGGTGGTTAGCACCCTGTGGGCTTGGATCATGCAAAAGGACTGGGGTGTACTGAACCAAATTCTCAGGCTGCTGGAAAAAAGCCCCATCAGCTGGCTGACCAATGAGAACTACGCCATGTGGTCGGTAGGCCTGACCACCCTGTGGTGGACTGCAGGCTTCAACATGGTCCTCTTTGGGGCCGGCATCAAGCAAATTCCCAAGGAAATCTATGAATCAGCCTCAATCGATGGCGTAACCTACTGGCAGGGAGTGAGGCATATCACCATCCCCTTGGTTTCATCCACCACGGTTCTCTGCCTGATTCTGCAAATCATTGCCTCGTTCAATGTCTTTGGACAAGTCTATGTCATGACCGGAGGTGGTCCGCATGGAACAACACGGGTATTGGTCCAATATATCTACGAAACCGGATTCAAGTATTACAAAATGGGCTATAGTGCTGCGATGAGTTACATCCTCTTTTTGATTATCATGCTGGTAAGCGTGCTGCAGTACACACTGCTTGGCAGGAAGGAGAGGGCATGA
- a CDS encoding ABC transporter substrate-binding protein → MKKRLVLVALVVLLASSVLFAQAAAEQKKEGPIEITFWSLFTGGDGEFFDAMVDEFNASQSEIVMKNDMVKFDNYYTKLTTALAAKTAPDVVVVHQGNLLNYVPSGSLLALDSYASDAMLADFQKAPLDACRFDGKLFSLPFDVHPIVMYYNKDLMAKAGISKVPQTAQEFIDASMKIKQVTGKWGMAIDNTTGVYKAYTLARLFMSMVAQQGGSLLTADAKAPNFNNAYGEVALKWLQDLVHQYKVNPGELDYDAAMNTFKLGDAAFYFNGVWATGTLEQTAGLNFGAAPLPAIMGGEAAWAGSHTLAIPVQKNQDPKRVEAAMKFIDWMTSHGEMWAKAGHIPTRKSVAAKSEMKALPYRADYAAAAAFALPTPRTAAWEEIYGTLSDKLEFAVTKNQNPKAALADMEQTVKNIIASY, encoded by the coding sequence ATGAAAAAGAGACTTGTTTTGGTAGCGCTCGTAGTTTTGTTGGCTTCGAGTGTGCTGTTCGCCCAGGCTGCAGCAGAGCAGAAGAAGGAAGGACCGATCGAGATAACCTTCTGGTCGCTGTTCACCGGCGGTGATGGTGAATTCTTTGACGCCATGGTCGATGAATTCAATGCATCACAGAGTGAGATTGTCATGAAGAATGACATGGTGAAGTTCGACAATTACTACACCAAGCTCACCACTGCCCTTGCAGCAAAAACAGCCCCCGATGTGGTAGTCGTCCATCAGGGAAACTTGCTCAACTATGTTCCCAGCGGATCATTGCTGGCTCTCGACTCGTATGCAAGTGATGCGATGCTCGCCGACTTCCAGAAGGCTCCTCTGGATGCCTGCCGTTTCGATGGCAAGCTCTTCAGCCTTCCGTTCGACGTCCATCCGATCGTCATGTACTACAACAAGGACCTGATGGCGAAGGCCGGTATCAGCAAGGTTCCCCAGACTGCCCAGGAGTTCATCGATGCGTCGATGAAGATCAAGCAGGTTACGGGAAAATGGGGTATGGCAATTGATAATACCACCGGTGTATACAAGGCCTATACCCTTGCCCGCCTGTTCATGTCCATGGTCGCCCAGCAGGGTGGAAGCCTCTTGACCGCCGATGCCAAGGCACCGAACTTCAACAATGCCTATGGTGAGGTAGCTCTGAAGTGGTTGCAGGATCTGGTACACCAGTACAAGGTCAACCCCGGTGAGCTCGACTACGATGCAGCCATGAACACCTTCAAGCTTGGGGATGCAGCTTTCTACTTCAACGGCGTCTGGGCAACCGGTACCCTTGAGCAGACTGCAGGCCTGAACTTCGGCGCTGCTCCGCTTCCGGCCATCATGGGCGGCGAAGCTGCATGGGCTGGTTCACACACCTTGGCAATCCCGGTACAGAAAAACCAGGATCCCAAGCGCGTTGAAGCTGCCATGAAATTCATCGATTGGATGACCTCCCATGGTGAGATGTGGGCAAAAGCAGGCCACATCCCCACCCGCAAGAGCGTTGCCGCCAAGAGCGAAATGAAGGCTCTGCCGTACCGTGCAGACTATGCTGCCGCTGCAGCCTTCGCCCTTCCGACCCCGCGCACTGCTGCTTGGGAGGAAATCTATGGGACACTGAGCGACAAGCTCGAGTTTGCGGTAACCAAGAACCAGAATCCGAAGGCAGCACTTGCCGATATGGAACAAACGGTTAAGAATATTATCGCATCGTACTAA
- a CDS encoding LacI family DNA-binding transcriptional regulator, producing the protein MSILLKDIAQATGFSINTVSRAMRADPKISVQTKELIQKKAQELGYIPNSVAASMRSNHSKMVGIISADSANPFFSEVVRGIEEAATKADYHILLASTEESVKKEADLIKMFLCRKVDGIISMPVFDNSNSHLDLYRNLKIPFVFPGRRLEGLVNHSILHSDRDGQRKVIEHLIANGHRRILYIAGPKKVSNTIDRLAGVAEAYANNALEVDPDYIVEASGHIEDGYYLTNQALNRGLGFTAVACFNDMLAMGVLKSLYENNLKVPNDIEVFGYDNLYMSQFMQPSLSTVDVPKYRLGYVAMETLLAHIQDSNLEYITKDFPTRLVFRETTR; encoded by the coding sequence ATGAGCATCCTCCTAAAAGACATTGCACAGGCGACAGGCTTTTCCATCAATACCGTCTCAAGGGCCATGCGCGCAGACCCCAAAATCTCTGTGCAGACAAAAGAACTCATCCAAAAGAAAGCCCAGGAATTGGGCTATATACCCAACTCGGTAGCCGCAAGCATGCGCTCAAACCATTCCAAAATGGTAGGTATCATCAGTGCAGACTCTGCCAACCCATTTTTTAGTGAAGTGGTACGCGGCATCGAGGAAGCGGCAACCAAGGCTGACTATCACATCCTGTTGGCAAGTACCGAAGAATCGGTGAAAAAAGAAGCCGACCTGATCAAAATGTTCCTCTGCCGCAAGGTTGACGGCATTATTTCCATGCCCGTCTTTGATAATAGCAATTCGCATCTGGATCTTTATCGCAACCTCAAGATTCCTTTTGTATTCCCCGGCCGTCGTTTGGAAGGTTTGGTGAACCACAGCATCCTGCACAGCGACCGCGACGGACAGAGAAAGGTGATCGAGCACCTGATCGCCAACGGCCATCGCAGAATTCTCTACATTGCCGGCCCGAAGAAGGTGAGCAACACCATCGACCGCCTTGCCGGAGTAGCCGAAGCATATGCAAACAATGCCTTGGAAGTAGACCCCGACTACATCGTCGAAGCCTCCGGCCATATCGAGGACGGGTACTACCTGACCAATCAGGCGCTCAATCGCGGGCTGGGGTTCACTGCAGTGGCTTGCTTCAACGACATGTTGGCCATGGGAGTACTCAAAAGTCTGTATGAGAACAACCTCAAGGTCCCCAACGACATCGAGGTGTTCGGCTATGACAACCTGTACATGAGCCAATTCATGCAACCCAGCCTCAGTACCGTGGATGTACCAAAGTACCGTCTTGGCTATGTTGCCATGGAGACCCTGCTTGCTCACATCCAGGATTCCAACCTGGAGTATATAACCAAGGATTTTCCCACGAGATTGGTCTTTCGGGAGACAACTCGGTAG
- a CDS encoding alpha/beta hydrolase, producing the protein MADYDLSPRMKRLVALINKIAITDPEGLTPKRIEELNDISIPNNILIRKLLGKSARNIATKTFIIPVTEGMVTGYFFERQGSRGISDLTPLIIFYHGGGWVWGNMDLYNFLCAHLADITGAAVLSVDYRLAPKYKFPTAVEDCYDTLLWAASGCRYWKTDPDRIYLVGDSAGGNLAAVVSRLARDRKGPAIAGQVLLYPVTDGRMRTTSYEKYKDSPTLTDKQMAFFINNYQREPKDILSPSFSPLLGKDHSRLPQTLIIGAEFDPLHDDGMLYADALASADTPVKYLEVKKTVHGFINYPKATGTEETECAIIQFIGGRPVEQVSLISRKELAKAQKKELKMIRKQSKLYVDAQIG; encoded by the coding sequence ATGGCTGACTATGACTTATCTCCAAGGATGAAACGGCTGGTCGCCCTGATAAACAAGATCGCTATTACGGATCCTGAAGGGCTGACTCCCAAACGCATCGAAGAGCTGAACGATATATCGATTCCCAATAATATCCTGATCCGCAAACTTCTAGGCAAGAGTGCGAGGAACATTGCGACCAAAACCTTCATCATACCTGTCACCGAGGGAATGGTTACCGGATATTTCTTTGAACGACAAGGCTCGCGGGGTATAAGCGACCTGACCCCCTTGATCATCTTCTACCACGGAGGCGGCTGGGTTTGGGGCAACATGGACCTCTACAACTTCCTCTGTGCCCACCTGGCCGATATCACCGGAGCAGCAGTGCTTTCGGTCGACTACCGTCTGGCTCCAAAATACAAATTCCCCACTGCCGTTGAGGATTGCTATGACACCCTGCTGTGGGCTGCCTCAGGTTGCAGATACTGGAAAACCGACCCTGACCGCATTTACTTGGTGGGTGATAGTGCCGGGGGAAACCTTGCCGCCGTGGTGAGTCGACTTGCCCGTGACCGCAAAGGCCCTGCCATAGCAGGCCAAGTCCTGCTTTACCCTGTCACCGACGGGCGTATGCGGACAACCAGCTATGAGAAGTACAAGGATTCACCGACGTTGACTGACAAGCAGATGGCCTTCTTCATCAACAACTACCAACGAGAGCCGAAGGACATTCTCAGTCCCAGCTTCTCTCCGCTTCTCGGCAAGGATCACAGCAGGCTTCCCCAGACACTGATCATCGGAGCCGAATTCGATCCTCTGCACGACGACGGGATGCTCTATGCCGACGCCCTCGCCTCAGCCGACACCCCGGTCAAATACCTTGAGGTGAAGAAGACCGTCCATGGTTTCATCAACTACCCAAAGGCTACCGGCACCGAGGAGACTGAATGTGCAATCATCCAGTTCATAGGCGGCAGACCAGTCGAGCAAGTATCCCTGATCAGTCGCAAAGAGCTTGCAAAAGCTCAGAAAAAAGAACTGAAGATGATCAGGAAGCAGAGCAAGCTTTATGTGGATGCACAGATAGGTTAG
- a CDS encoding DUF4954 family protein, with protein sequence MNDKVITLDQARFGYDFITAPFLPEGKDEYYLRDQQNERSSSSYRHLRESEIKDLEDNLNSSPCWEDVLVTDPFDTSLIRNSEFYGLIRIGKMDKSIVSFHDFSVPVGIANSRIVSCDIGDHCAILDCAYLSHYIIDHHVILYRIGEMQTTNHAKFGSGILKEGEDEDVRITIDIMNEAGGRTIRPFDGILPSDAFLWGTYRDDQALMRTFEELTEKTMDKRRGYYGFVGQQSVVKSCDTIKDVWMGPGSYIKGANKLKNLMLRSTLAESIQIGEGVELVNGIIGSGSRIFYGCKAIRFIMGDNCNLKYGARLIHSFLGDNSTVSCCELLSNLVFSGHEQHHNNSFLIASLIMGQSNMAAGANIGSNHNSRGNDGEMVAGRGFWPALSSTLKYDCKFASYVLITKGNYPHELNIPLPFSLLSADTKESRRVVMPAYWWMYNLYALERNSYKYRKRDKRKVIRQHIETEYLAPDTVNEIFKACDLICLWVAQNYNRAHASTKEQKDLTQMGRELLLSKPSEVSSLHVYAWGLENGNEPVEILKVVEAYQAYQEMLLYYGVKTLSSYCLATKQSIACFQEKETIKREDWLNVGGQLVPEFRVEKLKSDLKNNAILSWNEVHQIYDVWFASYEQDRAIHALATLYQALDTKQINDAQWQDLVQNVAKIRLNIESQVFKTKEKDFNNRFRESTYRNLAERDAVLGSLDDNPFIQESRQITEQVLSQIRSVSFA encoded by the coding sequence ATGAATGACAAAGTAATCACCCTCGACCAGGCACGGTTTGGCTACGATTTCATTACAGCTCCCTTTCTCCCTGAAGGAAAGGATGAGTATTATCTCAGAGACCAGCAGAATGAGAGAAGCAGCTCTTCATACCGACATTTACGAGAGAGCGAAATCAAAGATTTGGAAGACAACCTTAACTCTTCGCCTTGTTGGGAGGATGTGCTGGTTACCGATCCTTTCGACACTTCCCTGATTCGCAACAGTGAATTCTATGGCTTGATCCGCATTGGTAAAATGGATAAAAGCATAGTCAGTTTCCACGATTTCAGTGTTCCTGTCGGTATTGCCAACAGCCGGATTGTCAGCTGTGACATCGGTGACCACTGCGCCATTCTGGACTGTGCCTACCTCAGTCATTACATTATCGATCACCATGTCATTCTCTATCGCATCGGTGAGATGCAGACCACCAACCACGCCAAGTTCGGCAGCGGCATCCTTAAGGAAGGTGAGGATGAGGATGTACGCATCACCATCGATATTATGAATGAGGCGGGAGGAAGAACCATTCGTCCCTTCGATGGCATTCTTCCCTCTGATGCGTTTCTCTGGGGTACCTATCGTGATGACCAAGCGCTGATGCGCACCTTTGAAGAGCTTACCGAGAAGACGATGGACAAGCGGCGTGGTTACTACGGCTTTGTTGGACAACAGTCGGTCGTCAAGTCTTGCGATACCATCAAGGATGTCTGGATGGGCCCTGGTTCCTATATAAAGGGAGCGAACAAGCTGAAGAACCTGATGCTGCGGTCCACCCTTGCAGAATCGATACAGATCGGGGAGGGCGTGGAACTGGTCAACGGTATCATCGGTTCCGGGTCGCGCATTTTCTACGGTTGCAAGGCCATCCGATTCATCATGGGGGACAACTGCAATCTCAAGTATGGAGCGCGTTTGATCCACTCCTTCCTTGGGGACAACTCCACCGTTAGTTGTTGCGAGCTGCTAAGCAACCTTGTGTTCTCAGGTCATGAACAGCACCACAACAACTCATTTCTTATTGCCAGCTTGATCATGGGCCAGTCGAACATGGCTGCCGGAGCCAATATTGGGTCGAATCACAATAGTAGGGGAAACGATGGGGAGATGGTTGCGGGCCGCGGTTTCTGGCCGGCACTTTCCAGTACACTCAAGTACGACTGCAAATTTGCCAGCTATGTTCTGATCACCAAGGGCAATTATCCGCATGAACTGAACATACCCCTGCCATTCAGCCTGCTCAGTGCCGATACCAAGGAGAGCCGACGCGTTGTAATGCCTGCGTATTGGTGGATGTACAACCTCTATGCTTTGGAGCGCAACAGCTACAAGTACCGCAAGCGGGACAAGCGTAAGGTCATTCGTCAGCACATCGAGACTGAGTATTTGGCTCCCGATACGGTCAACGAGATATTCAAGGCGTGCGATCTGATCTGTCTTTGGGTTGCCCAGAACTACAACCGAGCTCATGCCTCCACGAAGGAGCAGAAAGATTTGACGCAAATGGGGAGGGAACTTTTGCTTTCCAAGCCATCCGAAGTAAGTTCCCTGCATGTATATGCCTGGGGTCTTGAGAACGGCAATGAGCCGGTGGAAATTCTGAAAGTTGTGGAAGCGTATCAGGCATACCAGGAAATGTTGCTTTACTACGGAGTGAAGACGCTCTCCTCCTATTGTCTTGCCACCAAACAGAGCATTGCTTGCTTCCAGGAGAAAGAGACCATCAAACGTGAAGATTGGCTGAACGTGGGGGGACAGCTTGTTCCTGAGTTCAGAGTGGAGAAGCTGAAGAGCGATTTGAAGAACAATGCCATTCTCAGCTGGAATGAAGTACACCAAATCTATGACGTCTGGTTTGCCAGTTATGAGCAAGACCGGGCCATCCATGCTTTGGCTACCCTCTACCAAGCCCTCGACACCAAGCAGATCAATGACGCTCAGTGGCAGGACTTGGTACAGAACGTTGCCAAAATACGGTTGAACATTGAAAGCCAGGTATTCAAGACCAAGGAGAAGGATTTCAACAACCGTTTCCGTGAGAGTACCTACCGCAACCTTGCAGAACGCGATGCCGTACTGGGCAGCCTGGATGACAATCCATTCATCCAGGAGTCACGCCAGATTACCGAGCAGGTGCTTTCTCAGATACGTTCGGTCTCGTTCGCCTAA
- a CDS encoding HAAS signaling domain-containing protein, protein MHDLITRYVEETVRNLPPKDRTEVALELEANIQDMLGGDTSTEKVEETLLALGSPATLARQYRSKERYLIGPETFDLYLMVLKIVSLVVGLVTMMITFVSMFFASEPTSIGLMISKVLASVFSALTSSFLWVTITFAIMSYYQVNTALEEWDIKALRSLEAVPTRLIKKGDSIGDMVGLSIFFVLLLVMYNRPELIAIYRKEAAPIPLFIADALKPYIIGWMVTTILTFSVAVMKYAKRIWKTSLFALSALADLLGLCYFIFLSTRWKIYNPAFLNVFPASMDRWQIIIKAACVVLLILTMISLGDDAYTVFRRTRPNVSEKAPAR, encoded by the coding sequence ATGCATGATCTCATTACACGATATGTAGAGGAAACAGTACGGAATCTGCCGCCAAAAGACAGAACTGAAGTTGCTTTGGAGCTTGAGGCGAACATCCAGGATATGCTTGGTGGGGATACATCGACAGAAAAAGTCGAGGAAACCCTGCTCGCCCTTGGATCGCCGGCAACACTTGCCCGCCAATACCGGAGCAAGGAACGCTACCTCATCGGCCCCGAAACGTTTGACTTATACCTCATGGTACTCAAGATTGTAAGCTTGGTGGTAGGTCTGGTTACTATGATGATCACCTTCGTCTCAATGTTCTTTGCTTCTGAACCGACGAGCATAGGCCTTATGATTTCCAAGGTACTGGCTTCGGTTTTCTCCGCCCTCACGAGTTCGTTCCTCTGGGTTACCATCACCTTTGCCATTATGTCCTACTACCAAGTCAATACAGCATTGGAGGAGTGGGATATCAAGGCCCTGAGGTCGCTTGAAGCCGTCCCGACACGTCTCATCAAGAAGGGCGACAGCATCGGGGACATGGTCGGACTCTCCATATTCTTCGTGCTGTTGCTAGTGATGTATAACCGTCCAGAGCTCATTGCAATCTATCGCAAGGAAGCAGCTCCCATTCCCCTGTTTATTGCTGATGCTCTCAAGCCGTATATCATTGGATGGATGGTCACAACAATTCTGACATTCAGCGTTGCCGTCATGAAGTACGCCAAGAGAATCTGGAAAACCTCACTATTTGCTCTCAGTGCTCTGGCTGACCTGTTGGGATTGTGTTACTTCATCTTCCTCAGCACCCGCTGGAAGATTTACAACCCTGCATTTCTGAACGTATTTCCCGCTAGCATGGACCGATGGCAAATCATCATCAAGGCAGCCTGTGTAGTACTGTTGATTCTTACGATGATCAGCCTCGGTGATGATGCATATACCGTCTTTAGGCGAACGAGACCGAACGTATCTGAGAAAGCACCTGCTCGGTAA
- a CDS encoding PadR family transcriptional regulator, which produces MKEEPILTNLITELKRGTLTLCVLSQLEEKQYGYSLLQVLCDKHIAIEANTLYPLLRRLETQGLLESSWDTTEARPRKFYSLSSKGRTILGELASAWREQNTHINALLGEESYA; this is translated from the coding sequence ATGAAAGAAGAGCCTATCCTAACGAACCTTATCACTGAACTGAAACGAGGCACCTTGACCTTGTGCGTACTCAGCCAGCTTGAAGAAAAGCAATATGGGTACTCTCTGCTGCAGGTGCTATGCGACAAACACATCGCCATCGAAGCCAATACGCTGTACCCGTTGCTGCGACGGCTGGAGACCCAGGGTCTGTTGGAAAGCAGTTGGGATACCACCGAAGCACGGCCTAGAAAGTTCTACTCCCTAAGCAGCAAAGGGAGAACCATACTTGGTGAACTTGCCTCTGCCTGGAGAGAACAAAACACACACATCAATGCACTTCTCGGGGAGGAATCATATGCATGA
- a CDS encoding CTP synthase, producing the protein MAKHVFVTGGVVSGLGKGITAASLGRLLKARGLKIAAQKLDPYMNVDPGTMSPYQHGEVFVTEDGSETDLDLGHYERFIDEDLNKFSNLTSGRVYWNVLTKERSGAYLGSTVQIIPHVTGEIKEAIYSLAKKTEADVVITEIGGTTGDIESQPFLEAIRQIGHEVGRTNCLFIHVTLVPFLKSSAEHKSKPTQHSVKELMASGIFPDIIVTRSDEILEESIKDKIALFCNVKRDCVIENRTVPVLYEAPLMLHEEQLDTIVCRELNLTTKEPELGEWEAMLSTIKAAQKHVRIALVGKYIQLHDAYLSVMEALKHASWALGSQVQIDWIDSEQVTEGSVDQLLSQADGILVPGGFGDRGIEGKILAARYAREHKVPYLGICLGMQIAVIEYARSILGYADAHSSEFNPDSQHPVIALMPDQRGNIPKGGTMRLGTYPCVISDNTNMSKAYKGQRIIAERHRHRYEFNNDFRQELIEKGLIISGTSPDGTLVEAVELADNPFFVGVQYHPEFKSRPNRPHPLFSLFIASSLGLTS; encoded by the coding sequence ATGGCCAAACATGTATTTGTGACTGGCGGGGTCGTTTCGGGCCTTGGCAAAGGAATAACCGCAGCTTCATTGGGGAGGCTGCTCAAGGCAAGGGGACTGAAAATCGCTGCACAGAAGCTCGATCCCTACATGAATGTGGATCCGGGAACGATGAGCCCCTATCAGCACGGGGAGGTGTTTGTTACCGAGGATGGCTCGGAGACCGACCTCGATCTGGGTCACTACGAACGGTTCATCGACGAAGACTTGAACAAGTTCTCCAACCTGACCAGCGGAAGGGTCTACTGGAATGTGCTTACCAAGGAGCGCAGCGGTGCCTACCTCGGTTCAACGGTACAGATCATCCCCCATGTGACCGGCGAGATCAAGGAGGCCATTTATTCACTGGCCAAGAAAACTGAAGCCGATGTGGTGATTACCGAAATCGGGGGAACCACCGGCGATATTGAGAGCCAACCCTTTCTGGAGGCGATCAGGCAGATCGGTCATGAAGTAGGCCGTACCAACTGCCTCTTCATTCATGTCACTCTGGTTCCCTTTTTAAAGAGCAGTGCCGAGCATAAGAGCAAGCCCACCCAGCACTCGGTCAAGGAGCTGATGGCCTCCGGGATTTTCCCCGATATCATTGTCACTCGTTCCGATGAGATCCTGGAAGAGAGCATCAAAGACAAGATCGCCCTCTTTTGCAATGTGAAGCGGGACTGTGTCATCGAGAACAGGACAGTACCGGTGCTCTATGAGGCGCCCTTGATGCTGCACGAAGAACAGCTGGACACCATTGTCTGCAGGGAGCTCAACCTCACGACCAAGGAACCGGAACTTGGCGAATGGGAGGCGATGCTCAGTACAATCAAGGCAGCGCAAAAGCATGTACGCATCGCCCTGGTCGGCAAGTACATCCAACTCCACGATGCCTACCTTTCTGTAATGGAAGCACTCAAGCATGCATCTTGGGCTTTGGGATCCCAGGTGCAGATCGACTGGATAGACAGCGAGCAGGTAACCGAGGGTTCAGTAGACCAACTTCTTTCACAGGCCGATGGAATCCTGGTTCCCGGCGGCTTCGGGGACAGGGGAATCGAAGGCAAAATTTTGGCCGCCCGCTATGCCAGGGAGCACAAGGTTCCCTACCTCGGGATTTGCCTCGGTATGCAGATTGCCGTCATTGAGTATGCACGCAGCATACTTGGCTATGCGGATGCCCACTCCAGTGAGTTCAATCCCGACTCCCAGCATCCGGTCATTGCCCTGATGCCCGACCAACGGGGAAATATTCCCAAGGGGGGAACCATGCGGCTGGGTACCTATCCGTGTGTAATTTCTGATAACACCAACATGAGCAAGGCGTATAAGGGTCAAAGGATTATTGCGGAGCGGCACCGCCACCGCTATGAGTTCAACAATGATTTCCGTCAGGAACTTATTGAGAAAGGCTTGATCATCAGTGGCACCAGCCCTGATGGGACACTGGTCGAGGCAGTTGAGCTGGCGGACAATCCATTCTTTGTGGGAGTGCAGTACCATCCGGAGTTCAAGAGCCGTCCGAATAGGCCCCACCCGCTTTTCAGCCTCTTCATTGCTTCTTCGTTAGGCCTTACGAGTTGA
- a CDS encoding ANTAR domain-containing response regulator gives MRVLVVSSTEKGCESLCNLIEEHEGRVDITKCQSASQARRIILDSELDLVLVNAPLGDESGEELAVMVTQQSLATSILVVKAEYFEQEQALYSNQGILVVSKPVIRQMFFQALSLGMSMRKRLGAMHNENEKLHRKIEEIKLIDRAKWALIENLGMDETQAHRHIEKQAMDLRKSRYDVASLILKTYEM, from the coding sequence ATGCGCGTTCTAGTGGTTTCGTCGACAGAAAAGGGATGTGAATCCCTTTGCAACCTCATCGAAGAGCATGAGGGTCGAGTCGACATCACAAAATGCCAAAGCGCATCCCAGGCCAGACGCATCATTCTTGACTCCGAGCTGGATCTGGTACTCGTCAATGCCCCGCTGGGTGATGAATCCGGCGAAGAGCTTGCCGTCATGGTTACCCAGCAGAGTCTTGCCACCTCGATTCTGGTGGTGAAAGCCGAATATTTTGAACAGGAACAGGCATTATACTCCAACCAAGGAATCCTGGTTGTTTCCAAGCCGGTCATCCGGCAGATGTTCTTTCAGGCCCTGAGTCTTGGCATGTCTATGCGAAAGCGTTTAGGAGCGATGCATAACGAGAATGAAAAACTCCATCGCAAGATTGAGGAGATCAAGCTCATCGACCGGGCAAAATGGGCCTTGATCGAAAACCTTGGCATGGATGAAACCCAAGCACATAGACATATAGAGAAACAGGCAATGGATTTGCGCAAGAGCAGATATGACGTTGCCTCGTTGATTTTGAAAACGTACGAAATGTAA